The following proteins come from a genomic window of Corallococcus sp. NCRR:
- a CDS encoding SDR family NAD(P)-dependent oxidoreductase yields the protein MSDQVLITGASRGIGRAAAERFSKEGWRVINVSRSPCTVPGVVNVPVDLAAPGWEPAVEAALRDGAGQGRLSVIHNAALYEHDDALTMDADHLRRVLEVNVVAPLVLNRLARPLLTDGSSLLYVSSTLGEKAVKGVASYVTTKHALIGMMRATCQDLAGTQVHTACVCPGFTDTEMLREHMGTDPAVRASVAGMTTFGRLITPEEIAGVLYLCATTPVLNGAVIHANLGQVER from the coding sequence ATGTCTGATCAGGTCCTCATCACCGGCGCCAGCCGGGGCATTGGCCGGGCGGCGGCGGAGCGGTTCAGTAAGGAGGGCTGGCGCGTCATCAACGTGTCGCGAAGCCCCTGCACCGTGCCGGGCGTCGTCAACGTGCCGGTGGACCTGGCCGCGCCGGGCTGGGAGCCCGCGGTCGAGGCGGCGCTGCGCGACGGGGCAGGGCAGGGGCGCCTGTCCGTCATCCACAACGCCGCGCTCTACGAGCACGACGACGCGCTGACCATGGACGCGGACCACCTGCGCCGCGTGCTGGAGGTCAACGTCGTGGCCCCGCTGGTGCTCAACCGCCTGGCGAGGCCGCTGCTCACGGACGGCTCGTCCCTGCTCTACGTGTCATCCACGCTGGGGGAGAAGGCCGTGAAGGGCGTGGCGTCCTACGTGACGACCAAGCACGCGCTCATCGGGATGATGCGGGCCACCTGCCAGGACCTGGCGGGGACCCAGGTCCACACCGCCTGCGTCTGCCCGGGCTTCACGGACACGGAGATGCTCCGCGAGCACATGGGCACGGACCCCGCCGTCCGGGCGAGCGTGGCGGGGATGACGACCTTCGGGCGGCTCATCACGCCGGAGGAGATCGCCGGCGTGCTCTACCTCTGCGCCACCACCCCGGTCCTGAATGGCGCGGTCATCCACGCCAACCTGGGCCAGGTGGAGCGCTGA
- the queD gene encoding 6-carboxytetrahydropterin synthase QueD: MNKPTLVTEISKEFTFEAAHRLPNVPEGHKCSRVHGHSYRIEITLRGPVHPRFGWIVDFAELNAAWQPLHAQLDHRLLNDVPGLENPTSELLAAWLFERVNVPGTTVARIRVAETCTSSCTVYAQEG; this comes from the coding sequence GTGAACAAGCCCACCCTCGTCACTGAAATCTCGAAGGAGTTCACCTTCGAGGCCGCGCACCGCCTGCCCAACGTTCCGGAAGGGCACAAGTGCTCGCGGGTGCACGGTCACAGCTACCGCATCGAAATCACCCTCCGCGGCCCCGTGCATCCGCGGTTCGGATGGATCGTGGACTTCGCGGAGCTGAACGCCGCCTGGCAGCCGCTCCACGCCCAGTTGGACCACCGCCTGCTCAACGACGTCCCCGGCCTGGAGAACCCCACGAGCGAGCTGCTGGCCGCGTGGCTCTTCGAGCGCGTGAACGTGCCCGGCACCACCGTCGCGCGCATCCGCGTGGCGGAGACGTGCACGTCCTCGTGCACCGTCTACGCGCAGGAAGGCTGA
- a CDS encoding SRPBCC family protein — MNPPAVIQLDHVYAHPPSAVWKALTTPELHAKWWAAGDVRPVVGHRFTLDMGAWGQQPCEVVAVEPERLLQYRFATGTLDTTLTWRLVPEGTGTRLTLVHEGFNLDSPMGRRAFEGMKPGWPGLLARLGTALGV; from the coding sequence ATGAATCCCCCCGCCGTCATCCAACTGGACCACGTGTATGCCCATCCGCCCTCCGCCGTGTGGAAGGCATTGACGACCCCGGAGCTCCACGCGAAGTGGTGGGCCGCGGGCGACGTGCGCCCCGTCGTGGGCCACCGATTCACGCTCGACATGGGCGCCTGGGGCCAGCAGCCCTGTGAGGTGGTCGCGGTGGAGCCGGAGCGGCTGCTCCAGTACCGCTTCGCCACCGGCACGCTCGACACCACCCTCACCTGGAGGCTGGTGCCAGAGGGCACGGGGACGCGGCTCACGCTCGTCCACGAAGGCTTCAACCTGGACTCGCCCATGGGACGCCGCGCCTTCGAGGGGATGAAGCCGGGCTGGCCGGGGCTGCTCGCACGTCTGGGAACCGCACTCGGCGTCTGA
- a CDS encoding ArsR/SmtB family transcription factor, which produces MSEPDVFSALSNPVRREILLQLRKGPRAVNDLASGFNLGRPAVSEHLQVLRKARLVREEPRGRERYYHLDPRPLSEVDDWLKAFTHYWKQRLAALEDVLDEESRK; this is translated from the coding sequence ATGTCCGAACCGGATGTCTTTTCGGCGCTCTCCAACCCGGTGCGCCGGGAAATCCTGTTGCAGCTGCGCAAGGGGCCGCGCGCGGTGAATGACCTGGCGAGCGGCTTCAACCTGGGGCGGCCCGCCGTCTCCGAACACCTCCAGGTCCTGCGCAAGGCGCGGCTCGTCCGCGAGGAGCCGCGCGGCCGGGAGCGCTACTACCACCTGGATCCACGTCCCCTGTCGGAGGTGGACGACTGGCTCAAGGCCTTCACGCACTACTGGAAGCAGCGGCTCGCCGCGCTCGAGGACGTGCTCGACGAGGAGTCACGCAAATGA